Proteins from a genomic interval of Panthera uncia isolate 11264 chromosome C1 unlocalized genomic scaffold, Puncia_PCG_1.0 HiC_scaffold_4, whole genome shotgun sequence:
- the DMAP1 gene encoding DNA methyltransferase 1-associated protein 1 isoform X1 → MATGADVRDILELGGPEGDAASGTISKKDIINPDKKKSKKSSETLTFKRPEGMHREVYALLYSDKKDAPPLLPSDTGQGYRTVKAKLGSKKVRPWKWMPFTNPARKDGAMFFHWRRAAEEGKDYPFARFNKTVQVPVYSEQEYQLYLHDDAWTKAETDHLFDLSRRFDLRFVVIHDRYDHQQFKKRSVEDLKERYYHICAKLANVRAVPGTDLKIPVFDAGHERRRKEQLERLYNRTPEQVAEEEYLLQELRKIEARKKEREKRSQDLQKLITAADTTAEQRRTERKAPKKKLPQKKEAEKPAVPETAGIKFPDFKSAGVTLRSQRMKLPSSVGQKKIKALEQMLLELGVELSPTPTEELVHMFNELRSDLVLLYELKQACANCEYELQMLRHRHEALARAGVLGGPATPASGPAPASAEPAVPEPGLGPDPTKDTIIDVVGAPLTPNSRKRRESASSSSSVKKAKKP, encoded by the exons ATGGCTACAGGCGCGGATGTGCGGGACATTCTAGAACTTGGGGGTCCAGAGGGGGATGCAGCCTCCGGGACCATCAGCAAGAAGGACATTATCAACCCGGACAAG AAAAAGTCCAAGAAGTCCTCTGAGACACTGACGTTCAAGAGACCCGAGGGCATGCACCGAGAGGTCTATGCACTGCTCTACTCTGACAAGAA GGATGCACCCCCACTGCTACCCAGTGACACTGGTCAAGGTTACCGCACAGTGAAAGCCAAGTTGGGCTCTAAGAAGGTGCGGCCCTGGAAGTGGATGCCCTTCACCAACCCAGCCCGCAAGGATGGAGCTATGTTCTTCCACTGGCGACGGGCAGCTGAGGAGGGCAAGGATTACCCCTTTGCCAGGTTCAATAAG ACTGTGCAGGTTCCTGTGTATTCAGAGCAGGAGTACCAGCTCTACCTTCACGATGACGCTTGGACTAAGGCAGAAACGGAtcacctctttgacctcagccgccgCTTTGACTTACGTTTTGTAGTTATCCATGACCGGTATGACCACCAGCAGTTCAAG AAGCGTTCTGTGGAGGACTTGAAGGAGCGGTACTACCACATCTGTGCCAAGCTTGCCAACGTGCGGGCTGTGCCAGGCACAGACCTCAAGATACCAGTATTTGATGCTGGGCATGAGCGGCGGAGGAAGGAACAGCTAGAGCGCCTCTACAACCGGACCCCTGAGCAG GTGGCAGAGGAGGAGTATCTGCTGCAGGAGCTACGCAAGATCGAAGCCCGGAAGAAGGAGCGGGAGAAGCGCAGCCAGGACCTGCAGAAGCTGATAACAGCAGCAGACACCACTGCAGAGCAGCGGCGCACGGAACGCAAGGCCCCCAAGAAGAAGCTACCCCAGAAAAAGGAGGCCGAGAAACCG GCTGTTCCTGAGACCGCAGGCATCAAGTTTCCAGACTTCAAGTCCGCAGGCGTCACGCTGCGGAGCCAGCGG ATGAAACTGCCAAGCTCTGTGGGACAGAAGAAGATCAAGGCCCTGGAGCAGATGCTGCTGGAGCTTGGTGTGG AGCTGAGCCCGACACCCACGGAGGAGCTGGTGCACATGTTCAACGAGCTACGGAGCGACCTGGTGCTGCTCTATGAGCTCAAGCAGGCCTGCGCCAACTGCGAGTATGAGCTACAGATGCTGAGGCACCGGCATGAGGCCCTGGCCCGGGCTGGCGTCCTAGGGGGCCCTGCCACGCCAGCATCAGGCCCGGCCCCAGCCTCTGCTGAGCCAGCAGTACCTGAACCTGGTCTTGGCCCCGACCCCACCAAGGACACCATCATTGATGTGGTGGGCGCACCCCTCACGCCCAACTCG AGGAAGCGACGGGAATCGGCCTCCAGCTCCTCTTCTGTGAAGAAAGCCAAGAAGCCATGA
- the DMAP1 gene encoding DNA methyltransferase 1-associated protein 1 isoform X2, which translates to MHREVYALLYSDKKDAPPLLPSDTGQGYRTVKAKLGSKKVRPWKWMPFTNPARKDGAMFFHWRRAAEEGKDYPFARFNKTVQVPVYSEQEYQLYLHDDAWTKAETDHLFDLSRRFDLRFVVIHDRYDHQQFKKRSVEDLKERYYHICAKLANVRAVPGTDLKIPVFDAGHERRRKEQLERLYNRTPEQVAEEEYLLQELRKIEARKKEREKRSQDLQKLITAADTTAEQRRTERKAPKKKLPQKKEAEKPAVPETAGIKFPDFKSAGVTLRSQRMKLPSSVGQKKIKALEQMLLELGVELSPTPTEELVHMFNELRSDLVLLYELKQACANCEYELQMLRHRHEALARAGVLGGPATPASGPAPASAEPAVPEPGLGPDPTKDTIIDVVGAPLTPNSRKRRESASSSSSVKKAKKP; encoded by the exons ATGCACCGAGAGGTCTATGCACTGCTCTACTCTGACAAGAA GGATGCACCCCCACTGCTACCCAGTGACACTGGTCAAGGTTACCGCACAGTGAAAGCCAAGTTGGGCTCTAAGAAGGTGCGGCCCTGGAAGTGGATGCCCTTCACCAACCCAGCCCGCAAGGATGGAGCTATGTTCTTCCACTGGCGACGGGCAGCTGAGGAGGGCAAGGATTACCCCTTTGCCAGGTTCAATAAG ACTGTGCAGGTTCCTGTGTATTCAGAGCAGGAGTACCAGCTCTACCTTCACGATGACGCTTGGACTAAGGCAGAAACGGAtcacctctttgacctcagccgccgCTTTGACTTACGTTTTGTAGTTATCCATGACCGGTATGACCACCAGCAGTTCAAG AAGCGTTCTGTGGAGGACTTGAAGGAGCGGTACTACCACATCTGTGCCAAGCTTGCCAACGTGCGGGCTGTGCCAGGCACAGACCTCAAGATACCAGTATTTGATGCTGGGCATGAGCGGCGGAGGAAGGAACAGCTAGAGCGCCTCTACAACCGGACCCCTGAGCAG GTGGCAGAGGAGGAGTATCTGCTGCAGGAGCTACGCAAGATCGAAGCCCGGAAGAAGGAGCGGGAGAAGCGCAGCCAGGACCTGCAGAAGCTGATAACAGCAGCAGACACCACTGCAGAGCAGCGGCGCACGGAACGCAAGGCCCCCAAGAAGAAGCTACCCCAGAAAAAGGAGGCCGAGAAACCG GCTGTTCCTGAGACCGCAGGCATCAAGTTTCCAGACTTCAAGTCCGCAGGCGTCACGCTGCGGAGCCAGCGG ATGAAACTGCCAAGCTCTGTGGGACAGAAGAAGATCAAGGCCCTGGAGCAGATGCTGCTGGAGCTTGGTGTGG AGCTGAGCCCGACACCCACGGAGGAGCTGGTGCACATGTTCAACGAGCTACGGAGCGACCTGGTGCTGCTCTATGAGCTCAAGCAGGCCTGCGCCAACTGCGAGTATGAGCTACAGATGCTGAGGCACCGGCATGAGGCCCTGGCCCGGGCTGGCGTCCTAGGGGGCCCTGCCACGCCAGCATCAGGCCCGGCCCCAGCCTCTGCTGAGCCAGCAGTACCTGAACCTGGTCTTGGCCCCGACCCCACCAAGGACACCATCATTGATGTGGTGGGCGCACCCCTCACGCCCAACTCG AGGAAGCGACGGGAATCGGCCTCCAGCTCCTCTTCTGTGAAGAAAGCCAAGAAGCCATGA